One genomic window of Stigmatopora nigra isolate UIUO_SnigA chromosome 13, RoL_Snig_1.1, whole genome shotgun sequence includes the following:
- the fbxo30a gene encoding F-box only protein 30a has translation MEALHPHCLKCINRRCMVRPEAGRSCDLMGCPRVCGAVFHACKLAEHRLLCPYERLPCLNSGFGCPFFVARAKMAQHLETCPASIVCCTMEWNRWPVSYADRKSYENLSRDFDQVEQLDMALALQDQRMLLESLKVTTTVSEDDKMAEAPVAEGANGTVEMEDEPYNDPAETVLLARSGASVAPNGESGGAGCNVDMRESDSDSECELGAVGGARRGGDAPNWPVENQDFVELLLDDREDAAEAAQPAWAPPPLDRVEPAPPPPPVPFLFSDQVRNNFLHQLPTELRYRCLERKLQNAAAPRAIGTLAFHGDLFRAKTEDKAVDTSDLEVPDDPAGLHGIDLITAALLFCLGDSPGGRGISDGRFVDGYRVDFGTQTFSFPSAILATDTMVGDVASASACDHASPQLSNPSPFHTLRLDLVLECVARYQTKQRSMFTFVCGQLFRRDEFSSHFKNVHGDIHAGLNGWMEQRCPLAYYGCAYSQRRFCPSVQGFRVVHDRHLGSFGVQPGAHDRPPRSARPWPAHERDRLSGLPHEVLQHVAGFLDGFSLCQLSRTSRTMRDVCASLLQMRGMVVLLWEKTRREDGSPSWQITDKVWRFSTAFGTVNEWKFANITSMADHLKTCKFNTVSRREDAVPLPCMCFTRELTKEGRCLRSVLKPVA, from the exons ATGGAGGCTCTGCACCCGCACTGCCTGAAATGCATCAACCGCAGGTGCATGGTGCGGCCGGAGGCGGGGCGTTCCTGCGACCTCATGGGCTGCCCGCGCGTCTGCGGCGCCGTCTTCCACGCTTGCAAGTTGGCCGAGCACCGCCTGCTGTGCCCGTACGAGCGCCTGCCGTGCCTCAATAGCGGCTTCGGCTGCCCCTTCTTCGTGGCGCGGGCCAAGATGGCGCAGCACCTGGAGACCTGCCCCGCCAGCATCGTCTGCTGCACCATGGAATGGAACCGCTGGCCCGTCAGCTACGCCGACCGCAAGTCCTACGAGAACCTGAGCAGGGATTTTGACCAGGTGGAGCAGCTGGACATGGCCCTGGCACTGCAG GACCAGCGCATGCTCCTGGAGTCCCTCAAGGTCACCACCACCGTGTCCGAGGACGACAAGATGGCTGAGGCGCCCGTCGCCGAGGGCGCCAACGGGACGGTGGAAATGGAGGATGAGCCGTACAACGACCCGGCGGAAACCGTCCTCCTCGCCCGCTCCGGTGCCTCCGTCGCCCCGAACGGCGAGTCGGGCGGAGCGGGGTGCAACGTGGACATGCGCGAGAGCGACTCGGACTCGGAGTGCGAGCTGGGGGCTGTGGGAGGTGCTCGCCGGGGAGGCGATGCTCCCAACTGGCCCGTGGAGAACCAGGATTTCGTGGAGTTGTTATTGGACGACAGGGAAGACGCCGCCGAAGCGGCACAGCCCGCCTGGGCCCCACCGCCTCTGGACCGCGTGGAACCggccccgccgccgccacccgTGCCGTTCCTCTTCTCGGACCAGGTGAGGAACAACTTCTTGCACCAGCTCCCCACCGAGCTCAGGTACCGCTGCCTTGAGCGTAAGCTCCAGAACGCGGCCGCCCCCCGCGCCATCGGCACTCTGGCCTTCCACGGCGACCTGTTCCGGGCCAAGACGGAAGACAAGGCGGTGGACACGTCCGACCTGGAGGTCCCCGACGACCCGGCGGGCCTGCACGGGATCGACTTGATCACGGCCGCTCTGCTCTTCTGCCTGGGCGACTCGCCGGGCGGACGCGGCATCTCGGACGGGCGCTTTGTGGACGGCTACCGCGTGGACTTTGGCACGCAGACCTTCTCCTTCCCCTCGGCCATCTTGGCCACCGACACCATGGTGGGCGACGTGGCCTCGGCGTCGGCGTGCGACCACGCCAGCCCGCAATTGTCCAACCCCAGCCCCTTCCACACGCTACGCCTGGACTTGGTGCTGGAGTGCGTGGCACGCTACCAAACCAAGCAGCGCTCCATGTTCACCTTCGTGTGCGGACAGCTGTTCCGCCGTGACGAATTCTCCTCGCACTTCAAGAACGTGCACGGCGACATCCACGCCGGACTTAACGGATGGATGGAGCAGCGCTGCCCGTTGGCGTACTACGGATGCGCCTACTCGCAGCGCCGCTTCTGCCCCTCCGTACAGGGCTTCCGCGTGGTCCACGACCGCCACCTGGGCTCCTTCGGCGTGCAGCCGGGGGCTCACGATAGGCCGCCCAGGAGCGCCCGCCCGTGGCCGGCTCACGAGCGTGACCGGCTCAGCGGACTGCCCCACGAGGTGCTGCAGCACGTGGCCGGATTCCTGGATGGTTTCAGCCTCTGCCAGTTGTCCAGGACATCGCGCACTATGAGGGACGTTTGCGCCAGCCTCCTCCAGATGCGCGGCATGGTCGTCCTGCTGTGGGAGAAGACGCGGCGGGAGGACGGCTCGCCGTCCTGGCAGATCACCGACAAG GTGTGGCGCTTCAGCACGGCTTTCGGCACAGTGAACGAGTGGAAGTTCGCCAACATCACCAGCATGGCCGACCACCTGAAGACGTGCAAGTTCAACACAGTGTCGCGACGGGAGGACGCCGTCCCCCTACCTTGCATGTGCTTCACCCGTGAGCTGACCAAGGAGGGGCGCTGTTTACGCTCTGTGCTCAAACCGGTGGCTTGA
- the nusap1 gene encoding nucleolar and spindle-associated protein 1 isoform X1, with translation MDLDSLNYADLRKLAKQLNLKANMKAPRLLNAIKKVYEQQKDTDTDKVEEMESDTPAEMKPEDTNEVSVKTAFVSTRRGKVKRQNKRSQSDVKIHDEVVDEMVPLVQTHKKRRVSTKAETETNEENVILIQSSNVDEAGKVPLVAKPCKISRTREKRTALKAVTPNFQKLHNAHFDKMESIDDYLQRKNIKKMAPVQETKVAKTARVSLFSPAPHRKKNEVQSQNKMADKGKDVVFKPNVISTRRINIRFSEATLGNEHKRSLTKTPANFSLALATSTPCRATPQGRKSAITPSAAFVFTGNTSATPGTQKKAVFDLKASLARPLTYKPHTGKLKPLGDEKPVTKTSLVESRKQNYKQHRVQTREERLLKQAEERQAKKANLLFARRGLAMD, from the exons atggatttggatTCTCTAAACTACGCGGATCTGCGCAAATTAGCCAAGCAGCTAAATTTGAAGGCTAATATGAAG GCTCCCAGGTTACTAAATGCCATCAAAAAGGTTTATGAACAACAAAAGGACACTGACACAGACAAG gttGAAGAGATGGAGTCCGACACCCCCGCCGAGATGAAACCAGAAGATACAAACGAGGTTTCGGTCAAGACTGCGTTTGTTAGTACACGGCGAGGCAAAGTGAAACGCCAAAATAAAAGATCACAATCTGATGTCAAAATCCACGATGAG GTGGTCGATGAAATGGTTCCTCTGGtccaaacccacaaaaaaagacGGGTGTCTACTAAAGCTGAGACTGAGACGAATGAAGAGAACGTGATTCTCATCCAATCTTCAAATGTGGATGAAGCAG GAAAAGTGCCCCTAGTGGCCAAACCGTGTAAAATCTCCCGAACAAGGGAGAAAAGGACTGCTCTGAAAGCTGTCACTCCAA ACTTCCAAAAACTCCACAACGCCCATTTTGACAAGATGGAGTCCATTGACGACTACCTGCAGAGGAAGAACATCAAGAAGATGGCACCTGTTCAAGAGACCAAA GTGGCGAAGACCGCTCGTGTGTCCTTGTTCAGCCCGGCGCCACACAGGAAAAAGAACGAGGTCCAGTCCCAAAACAAGATGGCCGACAAAGGCAAAGATGTCGTGTTCAAACCCAACGTGATTTCCACGAGGAGGATCAACATCCG GTTCTCTGAGGCGACACTGGGCAACGAACACAAGAGGTCATTGACAAAGACCCCCGCCAACTTTTCCCTGGCTTTGGCCACCAGCACGCCCTGTAGAGCCACGCCCCAGGGAAGGAAATCGGCCATCACTCCTTCAG CAGCATTTGTGTTCACCGGCAACACCAGCGCCACCCCGGGAACCCAAAAGAAAGCTGTTTTCGACCTAAAGGCCAGCCTGGCCCGCCCTCTCACCTACAAGCCTCACACAG GCAAGCTGAAGCCATTGGGCGACGAAAAACCCGTCACGAAGACTTCGCTTGTCGAATCCCGCAAACAAAACTACAAACAGCACCGAGTGCAAACCAG GGAGGAACGACTGCTCAAACAAGCAGAAGAGAGGCAAGCCAAGAAGGCCAATTTATTGTTCGCACGACGAGGATTGGCAATGGATTAA
- the pacc1 gene encoding proton-activated chloride channel codes for MLGKDSTYREFNDDDVHNEEMRSPDFFHSAEDDGEERNENVPPGEDPRGSTPSMRLSKTCLKNVFTVVLIFVYLLLTAVAAFLVYQTISDFLEKVNHPVMSVTYKEVDAFPPPGIALYPGNARLLSCRHHFHNDIPPLVHPGEPQGGDCVLREVTYQGPFTNGTQKTALVVQGPSDVRNKELIFMQFSQNETEEDFSAITYMPFANFSQLEDSLNQSKFMRDCERNYSTWTFSGGFRTWVKMSLVRTSGKSDQSVEFRQESTVVKFNDKRPEPERSNQLFFVVFEWRDPFIQEIQLIVTANPWSSAAILCGVFMAFFKAANFAKLTVQWIIRMRKRHLRTKSSRLGANN; via the exons ATGCTCGGAAAGGACAGTACTTACCGAGAG TTCAACGATGACGACGTCCACAACGAAGAAATGCGGTCACCGGACTTTTTCCACAGCGCCGAAGACGACGGCGAGGAACGTAACGAGAACGTTCCACCGG GGGAAGACCCTCGGGGTAGCACGCCATCCATGCGGTTAAGCAAGACGTGCTTGAAGAACGTTTTCACGGTGGTGCTCATCTTCGTCTACCTGCTGCTGACGGCCGTGGCCGCCTTCCTGGTCTACCAGACCATCTCCGACTTCCTGGAGAAGGTCAATCACCCCGTCATGTCCGTCACCTACAAAGAGGTGGATGCCTTTCCGCCACCTG GTATCGCTCTGTACCCGGGTAACGCCCGACTCCTGAGCTGTCGCCACCACTTCCACAACGACATCCCGCCCCTGGTGCACCCCGGAGAGCCTCAAGGGGGCGACTGTGTCCTCAGGGAGGTGACCTATCAAGGGCCTTTCACCAATGGGACGCAG AAAACGGCGCTGGTGGTGCAAGGACCGTCGGATGTCCGCAACAAAGAGCTGATTTTTATGCAGTTCAGTCAAAATGAAACGGAAGAAGATTTCAGCGCCATCACTTATATGCCCTTTGCCAATTTCAGCCAGTTGGAGGACAG TCTAAATCAATCCAAATTCATGAGGGACTGTGAGAGGAACTACTCCACATGGACTTTCTCCGGGGGCTTCCGCACGTGGGTCAAGATGTCCTTGGTGAGGACGTCAGGGAAAAGCGACCAATCGGTGGAGTTTCGCCAAGAG TCCACCGTGGTCAAATTCAACGACAAGAGGCCCGAACCAGAGAGGAGCAATCAGCTTTTCTTCGTCGTCTTTGAGTGGCGGGACccttttatacaagaaatacaaCTG ATCGTGACGGCGAATCCGTGGTCGTCCGCCGCCATTCTCTGCGGCGTCTTCATGGCCTTCTTCAAGGCAGCCAATTTTGCCAAGCTGACCGTCCAATGGATCATTAGAATGCGAAAACGCCATTTGCGTACCAAATCGAGCCGACTAGGCGCCAATAATTGA
- the nusap1 gene encoding nucleolar and spindle-associated protein 1 isoform X2, whose protein sequence is MDLDSLNYADLRKLAKQLNLKANMKAPRLLNAIKKVYEQQKDTDTDKVEEMESDTPAEMKPEDTNEVSVKTAFVSTRRGKVKRQNKRSQSDVKIHDEVVDEMVPLVQTHKKRRVSTKAETETNEENVILIQSSNVDEAGKVPLVAKPCKISRTREKRTALKAVTPNFQKLHNAHFDKMESIDDYLQRKNIKKMAPVQETKVAKTARVSLFSPAPHRKKNEVQSQNKMADKGKDVVFKPNVISTRRINIRFSEATLGNEHKRSLTKTPANFSLALATSTPCRATPQGRKSAITPSAFVFTGNTSATPGTQKKAVFDLKASLARPLTYKPHTGKLKPLGDEKPVTKTSLVESRKQNYKQHRVQTREERLLKQAEERQAKKANLLFARRGLAMD, encoded by the exons atggatttggatTCTCTAAACTACGCGGATCTGCGCAAATTAGCCAAGCAGCTAAATTTGAAGGCTAATATGAAG GCTCCCAGGTTACTAAATGCCATCAAAAAGGTTTATGAACAACAAAAGGACACTGACACAGACAAG gttGAAGAGATGGAGTCCGACACCCCCGCCGAGATGAAACCAGAAGATACAAACGAGGTTTCGGTCAAGACTGCGTTTGTTAGTACACGGCGAGGCAAAGTGAAACGCCAAAATAAAAGATCACAATCTGATGTCAAAATCCACGATGAG GTGGTCGATGAAATGGTTCCTCTGGtccaaacccacaaaaaaagacGGGTGTCTACTAAAGCTGAGACTGAGACGAATGAAGAGAACGTGATTCTCATCCAATCTTCAAATGTGGATGAAGCAG GAAAAGTGCCCCTAGTGGCCAAACCGTGTAAAATCTCCCGAACAAGGGAGAAAAGGACTGCTCTGAAAGCTGTCACTCCAA ACTTCCAAAAACTCCACAACGCCCATTTTGACAAGATGGAGTCCATTGACGACTACCTGCAGAGGAAGAACATCAAGAAGATGGCACCTGTTCAAGAGACCAAA GTGGCGAAGACCGCTCGTGTGTCCTTGTTCAGCCCGGCGCCACACAGGAAAAAGAACGAGGTCCAGTCCCAAAACAAGATGGCCGACAAAGGCAAAGATGTCGTGTTCAAACCCAACGTGATTTCCACGAGGAGGATCAACATCCG GTTCTCTGAGGCGACACTGGGCAACGAACACAAGAGGTCATTGACAAAGACCCCCGCCAACTTTTCCCTGGCTTTGGCCACCAGCACGCCCTGTAGAGCCACGCCCCAGGGAAGGAAATCGGCCATCACTCCTTCAG CATTTGTGTTCACCGGCAACACCAGCGCCACCCCGGGAACCCAAAAGAAAGCTGTTTTCGACCTAAAGGCCAGCCTGGCCCGCCCTCTCACCTACAAGCCTCACACAG GCAAGCTGAAGCCATTGGGCGACGAAAAACCCGTCACGAAGACTTCGCTTGTCGAATCCCGCAAACAAAACTACAAACAGCACCGAGTGCAAACCAG GGAGGAACGACTGCTCAAACAAGCAGAAGAGAGGCAAGCCAAGAAGGCCAATTTATTGTTCGCACGACGAGGATTGGCAATGGATTAA
- the stx11a gene encoding syntaxin-11a: MIDRLSELRGLSAKAPELLDETTSPVLLFAGEEEMERIHAEVQATRKEILLLTADVKRLGKQSSRFLTSVRRFSSIKRDANALGRSIKARGEALLARLEKLSELSRDLSRAHGDASTVARVARCQLAALTGSFRRAMTAYNRAEMEQRENCTARIQRQVAIVGREVTRGQIEEMMETGKWDVFAGDGSLSVAGARSALSEIESRRRELLQLEGRIRDVQELFFQVALLAEEQGCMVEDIEDHVGGARDYVVAAGDHVRQAVRYKKENPCKKIFCCCFPCCH, translated from the coding sequence ATGATTGACAGACTAAGCGAGCTCCGTGGCCTCTCCGCCAAGGCGCCGGAACTCCTGGATGAGACCACTTCGCCCGTGCTGCTTTTCGCCGGCGAGGAGGAGATGGAACGCATCCACGCCGAGGTCCAGGCCACCAGAAAGGAGATCCTGCTCCTCACGGCGGACGTCAAACGCTTGGGAAAACAGAGCAGTCGCTTCCTCACATCGGTGCGGCGCTTCAGCAGCATCAAGCGAGACGCCAACGCTCTCGGGCGCTCCATCAAGGCCCGCGGCGAGGCCCTCTTGGCCCGGCTGGAGAAGTTAAGCGAGTTGAGCCGGGATCTGTCCCGGGCGCATGGCGATGCTTCCACGGTGGCCCGGGTGGCACGTTGCCAGCTAGCCGCCCTAACGGGGAGCTTCCGGCGGGCTATGACGGCGTACAACCGCGCCGAGATGGAGCAGCGGGAGAACTGCACTGCGCGTATCCAGCGACAGGTGGCCATTGTGGGCAGGGAGGTGACACGGGGTCAAATTGAGGAGATGATGGAGACGGGAAAATGGGATGTCTTTGCGGGGGATGGCTCGCTGAGCGTGGCGGGCGCTCGCTCGGCGCTTAGCGAGATTGAGAGCCGCCGCAGGGAACTTCTGCAGTTGGAGGGCCGCATACGGGATGTGCAAGAGCTCTTTTTCCAGGTGGCGCTGTTGGCTGAGGAGCAAGGCTGCATGGTGGAGGACATTGAGGACCACGTAGGAGGAGCTCGGGACTACGTGGTGGCCGCCGGGGACCATGTACGGCAGGCTGTCCGGTACAAGAAGGAGAACCCTTGTAAAAAGATATTTTGCTGTTGTTTCCCTTGCTGCCACTGA